The following coding sequences lie in one Anoplolepis gracilipes chromosome 4, ASM4749672v1, whole genome shotgun sequence genomic window:
- the Rnasez gene encoding ribonuclease Z, mitochondrial isoform X2, with amino-acid sequence MPGILLTIQNAGVPEINIHGPKGTVEIFDAIKKFVMLQTLKVHEAKCDESKLYTDSVMSVSYVSITKSSAQEKESVNIKNEMIDINNTNSNGKRVCDNVVENERKTQKVEQKSDKTKISSAMSYICRLNPRRGTLCLEKCVEKGVTPGPLLGQLKAGQDITLPDGTVVLSKDVCSPTIPGPIFLIVDCPMEDYLESFVNHPAFAQHQTTASNENDTPYCIIHFTPQRVMDDPRYIDWMRKFDDSTRHLVVNEENECMGTEAVHRHQYKLHMLHSKIFPLLNEKSFQKNKRPKDLPIIHRSRTNHTIYLQPELRFDTNNEVMLHPEEYAKEVYDIEGFSEMLKDLQITINIQTERLSIKKEYPEIIMLGTGSSIPSKVRNTSGILLRIDKNHSMLLDCGEGTFGQIAKNYGKHKVDEIIKTVKAVYISHPHADHHMGLIGFLKEREKVTKDSLYLFAPMSIGMWLRLYHIRFEHILDQINLIPNSELFMDIHEPKKRYNYINMYETLNVQAVRTTLVNHCPNAYGVSVTLRNGKKIVYSGDTMPCESLVKLGQDCDLLIHEATMEDDLANEAKIKTHSTTSQAIQAGEQMRSKFTLLTHFSQRYPVIPPLPTDNSSKLNNVGIAYDNMCINLSQLPLLPLMYPTLKLMFIKYYTEIEERTAKRRMIMDL; translated from the exons ATGCCAGGAATACTTTTAACAATACAAAATGCTGGAGTAccagaaattaatatacatggtCCTAAGGGGACTGTAGAGATATTTGATGCAATCAAGAAATTTGTGATGTTGCAAACTCTGAAGGTTCACGAAGCAAAATGCGATGAATCAAAGTTGTACACAGATTCGGTAATGTCTGTATCATACGTTTCTATTACGAAATCAAGTGcacaagaaaaagaatctgtaaatataaaaaacgaaaTGATCGATATTAATAACACGAATTCTAATGGTAAGCGAGTATGTGATAATGTAGTggagaatgagagaaaaacACAGAAGGTCGAACAAAAGTCTGACAAGACAAAGATATCGAGTGCGATGTCTTATATTTGTAGATTGAATCCTCGACGAGGCACATTATGCTTGGAAAAGTGTGTAGAAAAGGGTGTGACACCTGGTCCTTTGCTCGGTCAGCTCAAAGCTGGCCAAGATATTACTCTTCCTGATGGTACAGTCGTTCTGAGCAAAGATGTTTGCTCTCCGACGATACCGGGccctatttttttaa ttgtAGACTGCCCAATGGAAGATTATTTAGAATCCTTTGTAAATCACCCTGCCTTTGCGCAACATCAAACAACAGCGTCGAACGAGAATGATACGCCGTATTGCATCATTCATTTCACACCTCAAAGGGTGATGGATGATCCTCGTTACATAGATTGGATGCGTAAATTTGATGATAGCACGCGTCACTTAGTTGTGAACGAAGAGAACGAGTGCATGGGCACTGAAGCAGTTCATAGGCATCAGTACAAACTTCATATGTtacattctaaaatatttcctttattaaacgaaaaaaGCTTTCAAAAGAATAAACGG ccGAAAGATTTGCCCATTATACACCGTTCCAGAACAAATCACACCATCTATTTACAACCAGAATTGAGATTTGATACGAACAATGAAGTAATGTTACATCCGGAGGAATATGCTAAGGAGGTTTACGACATCGAAGGTTTTTCAGAAATGTTGAAAGATCTGCAAATAACCATCAACATTCAAACAGAAAGATTATCTATTAAGAAGGAATACCCAGAGATCATTATGTTGGGCACTGGTTCTAGCATTCCAAGTAAAGTTAGAAACACGAGTGGTATACTCCTACGAATAGATAAAAATCACAGTATGTTGCTAGATTGTGGCGAGGGTACGTTCGGACAGATCGCGAAAAACTATGGAAAGCACAAGGTGGATGAGATCATAAAAACGGTCAAG gcGGTGTACATATCACATCCACATGCTGATCATCATATGGGATTGATCGGTTTTCTGAAAGAAAGGGAAAAGGTCACAAAAGATTCTTTGTATTTGTTCGCGCCGATGTCTATCGGAATGTGGCTGCGATTATATCATATACGTTTCGAACATATTTTGGATCAAATAAATCTGATTCCAAACAGCGAATTATTCATGGACATACATGAACCAAAAAAGAGgtacaattacataaatatgtatgaaacattaaatgtTCAAGCTGTGAGAACGACACTTGTCAACCATTGTCCTAATGCTTACGGTGTTTCTGTGACTCTGAGGAATGGGAAGAAAATAGTGtacag TGGTGACACTATGCCTTGCGAGAGTCTCGTGAAACTCGGTCAAGACTGCGATCTACTGATTCATGAAGCGACAATGGAGGACGATTTAGCGAACGAAGCGAAAATAAAGACACATTCGACTACCTCGCAAGCTATACAGGCAGGTGAACAAATGAGATCAAAGTTCACACTATTAACGCATTTCAGTCAACGTTACCCAGTAATACCTCCTTTGCCTACCGACAATAGCTCTAAATTGAATAATGTAGGTATTGCATATGATAATATGTGCATAAATCTGTCACAACTACCGCTTTTGCCTTTGATGTATCCGACATTAAAATTGAtgttcattaaatattatactgaAATAGAGGAACGAACTGCTAAACGCCGAATGATAATGgacttgtaa
- the Rnasez gene encoding ribonuclease Z, mitochondrial isoform X1: MKFIISSVYHMKYYTLLSLLIKNCNLQQNCYKYYAGMPRSSTHVFITQRTREKIKQKSIKHLGNANVSLQILGSGARGAPKCVYLTAGHTSYIFNCGEGTQRLAYEHKYRLVKLEHIFITSALWNNLGGMPGILLTIQNAGVPEINIHGPKGTVEIFDAIKKFVMLQTLKVHEAKCDESKLYTDSVMSVSYVSITKSSAQEKESVNIKNEMIDINNTNSNGKRVCDNVVENERKTQKVEQKSDKTKISSAMSYICRLNPRRGTLCLEKCVEKGVTPGPLLGQLKAGQDITLPDGTVVLSKDVCSPTIPGPIFLIVDCPMEDYLESFVNHPAFAQHQTTASNENDTPYCIIHFTPQRVMDDPRYIDWMRKFDDSTRHLVVNEENECMGTEAVHRHQYKLHMLHSKIFPLLNEKSFQKNKRPKDLPIIHRSRTNHTIYLQPELRFDTNNEVMLHPEEYAKEVYDIEGFSEMLKDLQITINIQTERLSIKKEYPEIIMLGTGSSIPSKVRNTSGILLRIDKNHSMLLDCGEGTFGQIAKNYGKHKVDEIIKTVKAVYISHPHADHHMGLIGFLKEREKVTKDSLYLFAPMSIGMWLRLYHIRFEHILDQINLIPNSELFMDIHEPKKRYNYINMYETLNVQAVRTTLVNHCPNAYGVSVTLRNGKKIVYSGDTMPCESLVKLGQDCDLLIHEATMEDDLANEAKIKTHSTTSQAIQAGEQMRSKFTLLTHFSQRYPVIPPLPTDNSSKLNNVGIAYDNMCINLSQLPLLPLMYPTLKLMFIKYYTEIEERTAKRRMIMDL, encoded by the exons ATGAAGTTTATAATCTCATCTGTGTATCATATGAAGTATTACACTTTGCTAAGTctccttataaaaaattgcaatttacaacaaaattgttataaatattacgcaGGCATGCCTCGCTCCTCTACGCATGTATTCATTACGCAAAGAACGAGGGaaaaaatcaaacaaaaatctataaaacatCTTGGCAATGCAAACGTGTCATTACAG aTTCTAGGTAGCGGAGCTCGTGGTGCTCCAAAATGTGTTTATCTAACGGCAGGTCATACTAGCTATATCTTTAATTGCGGAGAAGGAACACAGAGGTTAGCGTATGAACATAAATACAGGCTAGTAAAACttgaacatatatttataacatcgGCATTGTGGAATAACTTAGGTGGCATGCCAGGAATACTTTTAACAATACAAAATGCTGGAGTAccagaaattaatatacatggtCCTAAGGGGACTGTAGAGATATTTGATGCAATCAAGAAATTTGTGATGTTGCAAACTCTGAAGGTTCACGAAGCAAAATGCGATGAATCAAAGTTGTACACAGATTCGGTAATGTCTGTATCATACGTTTCTATTACGAAATCAAGTGcacaagaaaaagaatctgtaaatataaaaaacgaaaTGATCGATATTAATAACACGAATTCTAATGGTAAGCGAGTATGTGATAATGTAGTggagaatgagagaaaaacACAGAAGGTCGAACAAAAGTCTGACAAGACAAAGATATCGAGTGCGATGTCTTATATTTGTAGATTGAATCCTCGACGAGGCACATTATGCTTGGAAAAGTGTGTAGAAAAGGGTGTGACACCTGGTCCTTTGCTCGGTCAGCTCAAAGCTGGCCAAGATATTACTCTTCCTGATGGTACAGTCGTTCTGAGCAAAGATGTTTGCTCTCCGACGATACCGGGccctatttttttaa ttgtAGACTGCCCAATGGAAGATTATTTAGAATCCTTTGTAAATCACCCTGCCTTTGCGCAACATCAAACAACAGCGTCGAACGAGAATGATACGCCGTATTGCATCATTCATTTCACACCTCAAAGGGTGATGGATGATCCTCGTTACATAGATTGGATGCGTAAATTTGATGATAGCACGCGTCACTTAGTTGTGAACGAAGAGAACGAGTGCATGGGCACTGAAGCAGTTCATAGGCATCAGTACAAACTTCATATGTtacattctaaaatatttcctttattaaacgaaaaaaGCTTTCAAAAGAATAAACGG ccGAAAGATTTGCCCATTATACACCGTTCCAGAACAAATCACACCATCTATTTACAACCAGAATTGAGATTTGATACGAACAATGAAGTAATGTTACATCCGGAGGAATATGCTAAGGAGGTTTACGACATCGAAGGTTTTTCAGAAATGTTGAAAGATCTGCAAATAACCATCAACATTCAAACAGAAAGATTATCTATTAAGAAGGAATACCCAGAGATCATTATGTTGGGCACTGGTTCTAGCATTCCAAGTAAAGTTAGAAACACGAGTGGTATACTCCTACGAATAGATAAAAATCACAGTATGTTGCTAGATTGTGGCGAGGGTACGTTCGGACAGATCGCGAAAAACTATGGAAAGCACAAGGTGGATGAGATCATAAAAACGGTCAAG gcGGTGTACATATCACATCCACATGCTGATCATCATATGGGATTGATCGGTTTTCTGAAAGAAAGGGAAAAGGTCACAAAAGATTCTTTGTATTTGTTCGCGCCGATGTCTATCGGAATGTGGCTGCGATTATATCATATACGTTTCGAACATATTTTGGATCAAATAAATCTGATTCCAAACAGCGAATTATTCATGGACATACATGAACCAAAAAAGAGgtacaattacataaatatgtatgaaacattaaatgtTCAAGCTGTGAGAACGACACTTGTCAACCATTGTCCTAATGCTTACGGTGTTTCTGTGACTCTGAGGAATGGGAAGAAAATAGTGtacag TGGTGACACTATGCCTTGCGAGAGTCTCGTGAAACTCGGTCAAGACTGCGATCTACTGATTCATGAAGCGACAATGGAGGACGATTTAGCGAACGAAGCGAAAATAAAGACACATTCGACTACCTCGCAAGCTATACAGGCAGGTGAACAAATGAGATCAAAGTTCACACTATTAACGCATTTCAGTCAACGTTACCCAGTAATACCTCCTTTGCCTACCGACAATAGCTCTAAATTGAATAATGTAGGTATTGCATATGATAATATGTGCATAAATCTGTCACAACTACCGCTTTTGCCTTTGATGTATCCGACATTAAAATTGAtgttcattaaatattatactgaAATAGAGGAACGAACTGCTAAACGCCGAATGATAATGgacttgtaa
- the Singed gene encoding protein singed has protein sequence MQSNGSENIGSENGVDKSGWTVGLINGKFKYLTAETFGFKINANGSSLKKKQLWTLEGSEHQVFLRSHLDRYLAVDQFGNVTCESEDSSDPGCAFQIQLASDGSGRWALKNIQRGYFLGSSQDELRCTAKAPGEAEYWLVHLAARPQVNLRSAGRKRFAHLSATQDEIHVDAPVPWGEDTLFTLEFRPATMNDDDSHKDRAKSEGGHYALHTCNNKYLARDGKLLDACTRDCLYAAEFHAGLLALRDIHGAYLAPIGSKAVLKSRSTTVTRDELFSLEESLPQASFVAALNQRYVSVKQGVDVTANQDEISGHETFQLEFDRVTKRWYVRTMQDRYWSLEAGGGIQASDHKRSSNALFDLAWQSNDGTVALRANNGKFLATKRSGHLYANADSLNGNDSDAAKYHFYLMNRPVLVLRCEQGFVGPKSASGIKLECNKAVYETIRVERCERGVVRFKGQNGKYWHADSEGVTVDSDMPSDGFYLELREPSRICIKCVDGRYLTAGKNGALRLGESDYESATKWEF, from the exons ATGCAGAGCAACGGTTCGGAAAATATAGGATCTGAGAACGGTGTTGACAAATCAGGATGGACA GTTGGATTGATAAATGGGAAGTTTAAGTATCTAACGGCGGAGACATTCGGTTTCAAGATTAACGCCAACGGTTCGAgtctgaaaaagaaacaattatgGACTCTGGAAGGCAGCGAACATCAGGTTTTCCTTCGCTCGCACTTGGATCGATACTTAGCAGTCGACCAGTTTGGTAACGTGACATGCGAAAGCGAAGACTCATCAGACCCGGGATGTGCTTTTCAAATACAACTCGCTTCTGACG GCAGCGGACGATGGGCGCTGAAGAATATTCAAAGAGGATATTTCTTAGGCTCGAGCCAAGATGAATTGAGGTGTACTGCTAAGGCTCCGGGCGAGGCAGAATACTGGCTTGTACATCTTGCCGCTAGACCTCAG GTGAATCTTCGATCGGCCGGAAGGAAACGTTTTGCGCATCTGAGTGCGACTCAAGATGAGATCCATGTTGACGCGCCAGTACCCTGGGGTGAAGATACTCTATTTACATTGGAATTTCGTCCAGCGACCATGAACGACGACGATAGTCACAAGGATCGTGCTAAGTCTGAAGGCGGTCATTACGCGCTTCATAcgtgcaataataaatatctcgcaCGTGACGGCAAACTATTGGATGCTTGTACGCGAGACTGTCTGTACGCTGCAGAATTTCACGCCGGTCTTCTTGCTCTTCG GGACATACATGGCGCGTATTTGGCACCAATTGGAAGTAAAGCTGTTCTAAAATCGAGATCAACGACCGTTACACGCGACGaacttttctctttagaaGAATCTCTGCCACAGGCGTCATTCGTTGCGGCGTTGAACCAGCGATACGTTTCCGTAAAGCAAG gcGTCGACGTGACGGCTAATCAGGACGAGATCTCCGGCCATGAGACATTCCAGTTGGAGTTTGATCGAGTGACGAAACGATGGTATGTACGAACGATGCAGGATCGTTACTGGAGTCTGGAGGCCGGTGGCGGTATCCAAGCATCCGATCACAAGCGCTCGTCGAACGCACTCTTTGATCTGGCGTGGCAATCGAACGACGGTACGGTCGCGTTGCGCGCAAACAACGGCAAGTTTCTGGCGACCAAGCGATCCGGTCACCTCTATGCAAACGCCGACTCGCTAAACGGTAATGACTCCGACGCTGCCAAGTATCACTTCTACCTGATGAACCGGCCTGTGTTGGTGCTGCGATGCGAGCAGGGCTTTGTTGGGCCCAAAAGCGCATCCGGTATCAAACTCGAATGCAACAAGGCCGTCTACGAGACGATACGCGTCGAGCGGTGTGAACGCGGCGTTGTCAGATTTAAAG gaCAAAACGGGAAGTATTGGCATGCGGATAGTGAAGGAGTGACTGTGGATTCGGACATGCCGTCCGACGGTTTTTACCTCGAACTGCGCGAGCCATCACGGATCTGTATCAAATGTGTGGACGGCCGATATCTCACCGCGGGCAAGAATGGTGCGCTGCGTTTAGGCGAGTCGGACTACGAGTCCGCCACGAAATGGGAATTCTAA